Proteins from a single region of Catenulispora acidiphila DSM 44928:
- a CDS encoding DUF2079 domain-containing protein has protein sequence MSWDLGIFTEAVRGYAHFQAPMVGIRGQEMNLLGDHWHPILMLLAPFFRVFPSPVTLLVAQSVLLALPAVPLTRTAMDLVGRYQGYAIGIAYGLSWGVVQAANFDFHEVSFAVPPIAFSLCAYIRGEYRKTILWALPLLFVKEDLALLVPIIIAMVIARTGFPRRTVVQAGVLACGVALGALTTSFLVKIVIPRFNPNGVYEYWNEGGCLDPKLHSGVGKLLTCVPQQFVNGLGDKESTVLMTLLPVAFIALRSPLALLAVPALVARFVNVMPSYWGTNFHYSVVPMVVVFAAAIHGLVLMKESREREAAHPSRFPEPKSWLRTIGDAQVKHGAVAMLAVAAALTQSFPLQDLLHHQTWYPSPRAKAIKRAEAAIPSNVTVETTVEMLPALAARDETLWIGNANIVVPPDYVAFDIDRAGWGGQATAQDFVVARHPGYSYQEVFADTADNVFVFKRTG, from the coding sequence ATGTCCTGGGACCTGGGCATCTTCACCGAAGCAGTCCGCGGCTACGCGCACTTCCAAGCACCGATGGTCGGCATCCGCGGTCAGGAGATGAACCTCCTGGGCGACCACTGGCATCCGATCCTGATGCTCCTGGCACCGTTCTTCCGCGTCTTCCCCTCGCCGGTCACTCTCCTGGTGGCGCAGTCCGTACTCCTCGCACTGCCCGCCGTACCGCTCACACGGACTGCGATGGACCTTGTGGGCCGCTACCAGGGATACGCCATAGGAATCGCCTACGGCTTGTCCTGGGGCGTCGTCCAGGCCGCGAACTTCGACTTCCATGAGGTCTCCTTCGCGGTCCCCCCTATAGCGTTCAGCCTCTGCGCGTATATACGCGGCGAATACCGCAAAACCATCCTGTGGGCGCTACCGCTCCTGTTCGTCAAAGAAGACCTCGCGCTGCTCGTCCCGATCATCATCGCGATGGTCATAGCCCGCACCGGCTTCCCACGACGCACTGTCGTCCAAGCCGGTGTCCTCGCCTGTGGGGTCGCCCTAGGAGCGCTGACGACCTCGTTCCTCGTCAAGATCGTCATACCGCGCTTCAACCCGAACGGCGTCTACGAGTACTGGAACGAGGGCGGCTGCCTTGACCCCAAACTCCACAGCGGCGTTGGGAAGCTCCTCACCTGTGTTCCCCAACAGTTCGTGAACGGACTCGGCGACAAGGAGAGCACGGTGCTGATGACCCTGCTCCCGGTCGCCTTCATCGCCTTGCGCTCCCCGCTGGCCCTGCTGGCGGTCCCGGCGCTGGTGGCCCGGTTCGTCAACGTCATGCCGTCCTACTGGGGCACGAACTTCCACTACAGCGTCGTCCCGATGGTCGTGGTCTTCGCCGCCGCGATCCACGGCCTGGTCCTGATGAAGGAATCCCGGGAACGCGAAGCCGCTCACCCGAGCCGCTTTCCCGAACCCAAGTCCTGGCTGCGCACCATCGGCGACGCCCAGGTCAAGCACGGCGCCGTCGCCATGCTCGCGGTCGCCGCCGCGCTGACGCAGTCCTTCCCGCTCCAGGACCTGCTGCACCACCAGACCTGGTACCCCAGCCCGCGCGCCAAGGCGATCAAGCGTGCCGAAGCCGCGATCCCGTCGAACGTCACCGTCGAGACCACGGTCGAGATGCTGCCCGCGCTCGCCGCGCGCGACGAGACGCTGTGGATCGGCAACGCGAACATCGTCGTGCCGCCCGACTACGTGGCCTTCGACATCGACCGCGCGGGGTGGGGCGGGCAGGCCACG
- a CDS encoding globin, producing MSDREEPVTFYEAVGGAPTFRKLVARFYEGVATDPLLRPMYPEEDLEPAEERLRMFLEQYWGGPTTYSEQRGHPRLRMRHFPFKVDPAARDAWLTHMRVAVDELELPPLYAAELWDYLLRAAHSMVNAE from the coding sequence GTGAGTGATCGCGAGGAACCCGTCACGTTCTACGAGGCGGTCGGCGGCGCGCCGACCTTCCGGAAGCTGGTCGCGCGCTTCTACGAAGGCGTAGCGACCGACCCCCTACTGCGGCCGATGTATCCCGAGGAGGACCTCGAACCTGCCGAGGAACGCCTGCGCATGTTCCTGGAGCAGTACTGGGGCGGCCCCACGACATACTCGGAGCAGCGCGGGCATCCGCGCCTGCGCATGCGCCACTTCCCCTTCAAGGTGGACCCGGCCGCGCGCGACGCATGGCTGACCCACATGCGGGTCGCGGTGGACGAACTGGAACTGCCGCCCCTGTACGCGGCGGAGCTGTGGGACTACCTGCTCCGCGCGGCGCACAGCATGGTCAACGCGGAGTAG
- a CDS encoding YceI family protein, translating to MSEKWTLDPSGHEVAFKNKTFWGLATVRGVFKTVHAEGVLDEDGTGEGVVTVESASLDTGLGKRDTHLRSGDFFDVERHPTFQFVVDRIGPVTTASSETQVRGTLKVRDIVKPLTFIAHAEQRGDSVTLTATIPYVRADFEMTWNQLGMMAGKGEISVKLRFTRQG from the coding sequence ATGAGCGAGAAGTGGACCCTCGACCCCTCCGGCCACGAGGTGGCGTTCAAGAACAAGACCTTCTGGGGACTGGCCACGGTCCGCGGCGTGTTCAAGACCGTGCACGCCGAGGGGGTGCTGGACGAGGACGGCACCGGCGAGGGCGTCGTGACCGTCGAGTCCGCCTCGCTCGACACCGGTCTGGGCAAGCGCGACACCCACCTGCGCTCGGGCGACTTCTTCGACGTCGAGCGCCACCCGACGTTCCAGTTCGTGGTGGACCGCATAGGTCCGGTGACCACAGCCAGCTCCGAGACCCAGGTGCGAGGCACGCTGAAGGTCCGCGACATCGTCAAGCCTCTGACCTTCATCGCGCACGCCGAACAGCGCGGCGACTCGGTCACCCTGACCGCGACGATCCCCTACGTCCGCGCGGACTTCGAGATGACGTGGAACCAGCTCGGCATGATGGCCGGCAAGGGCGAGATCAGCGTGAAGCTGCGGTTCACGCGGCAGGGCTGA
- a CDS encoding MarR family winged helix-turn-helix transcriptional regulator — MNGTDGHSGGEGTCPSVADLALLQQWNHLQGAFRRLNGRLLDDVEARTGVAPSAFQALWYLVSSPEYTAKMSQLSAILGFSTAGTTKVADRLAEAGMIERGPSAADRRVILVTLTDHGFEVASEAIRTFLAALRERAVGPMGADGFAALVESVVGLDPGSGGEC; from the coding sequence GTGAACGGGACGGATGGGCACAGCGGGGGTGAAGGGACCTGCCCCTCGGTGGCGGACCTGGCGTTGCTTCAGCAGTGGAACCACCTCCAGGGGGCGTTCCGGCGGCTGAACGGGCGCCTGCTCGACGACGTCGAGGCCCGGACCGGCGTGGCGCCCTCGGCCTTCCAGGCGCTGTGGTATCTGGTCAGCAGCCCGGAGTACACGGCGAAGATGAGCCAGCTCTCGGCGATCCTCGGCTTCTCCACGGCCGGCACGACCAAGGTCGCGGACCGCCTCGCCGAGGCCGGGATGATCGAGCGCGGGCCCTCAGCCGCCGACCGCCGGGTGATCCTGGTGACGCTGACCGACCACGGGTTCGAAGTCGCCAGCGAGGCGATCCGGACCTTCTTGGCGGCGCTGCGTGAGCGCGCGGTCGGGCCGATGGGGGCGGACGGGTTCGCAGCGCTGGTGGAGTCGGTGGTCGGGCTGGATCCTGGGAGCGGCGGGGAGTGCTAG
- a CDS encoding acyl-CoA thioesterase codes for MSGTGQTSTGGTTTASRSRTAPPAPAGPGRRHVYLCPLRWSDMDAYQHVNNVVYLRYLEEARVDWMFRRASEAGVEGFATFGTVVAKHEIEYRRPLVYRPEPVRVEVWVTAIATAKFTVAYEVCDDDGVYATASSVLVPFNIEGNHLRRLSQVEKDYLAEYYTPVEA; via the coding sequence ATGAGCGGCACCGGCCAGACCAGCACAGGCGGCACGACGACCGCCTCCCGCTCCCGGACGGCGCCCCCAGCGCCGGCCGGGCCGGGACGGCGGCATGTCTACCTGTGCCCGCTGCGGTGGTCGGACATGGACGCCTACCAGCACGTGAACAACGTGGTCTACCTCCGGTACCTGGAGGAGGCGCGCGTGGACTGGATGTTCCGCCGCGCCTCCGAGGCCGGGGTGGAGGGCTTCGCCACGTTCGGCACGGTGGTGGCCAAGCACGAGATCGAATACCGGCGCCCGCTGGTCTACCGGCCCGAGCCGGTGCGGGTCGAGGTCTGGGTGACCGCCATCGCGACGGCGAAGTTCACCGTGGCCTACGAGGTCTGCGACGACGATGGCGTCTACGCGACCGCCTCCTCGGTCCTCGTGCCGTTCAACATCGAGGGAAACCACCTGCGGCGGCTGTCGCAGGTCGAGAAGGACTACCTCGCCGAGTACTACACCCCGGTGGAAGCGTGA
- a CDS encoding DUF6204 family protein: MNERTFRVMVRGSFDALTEDQRTALLADAAEHDVLNAAFTAEGHLTYDLAMRPFFTFRYLEHGEREEDIAAAGESARTKAEQWLDERGYGYKGLKVSAEDMALMPLAKRQRKAQAAG; encoded by the coding sequence ATGAACGAACGCACCTTCCGGGTCATGGTCCGCGGCTCCTTCGACGCCCTGACCGAGGACCAGCGCACCGCCCTGCTCGCCGACGCGGCGGAGCACGACGTGCTGAACGCGGCGTTCACCGCGGAGGGGCACCTGACGTATGACCTGGCGATGCGGCCGTTCTTCACGTTCCGCTACCTGGAGCACGGCGAGCGCGAGGAGGACATCGCCGCCGCCGGCGAGAGCGCGCGGACCAAGGCCGAGCAGTGGCTCGACGAGCGCGGCTACGGGTACAAAGGACTGAAGGTCAGCGCGGAGGACATGGCGCTGATGCCTTTGGCGAAGCGGCAGCGGAAGGCTCAGGCGGCCGGGTAG